In a genomic window of Alteromonas gilva:
- a CDS encoding inorganic phosphate transporter, giving the protein MDIIQSYGMVLIIMAAVVGFVMAWGIGANDVANAMGTSVGSKALTIKQAIFIAMIFEFAGAYLAGGEVTSTIRKGIIDSAYFIDIPEYLVLGMISALFAAGIWLAVASYLGWPVSTTHSIIGAIVGFTAVGVSVDAVAWGKVGGIVGSWIVTPAISGVIAYLIFMSAHKLIFATETPFANARRYVPIYMGFAGFVMALVTIKKGLKHVGLELSSTSGYVVAIGIGVLIALIGKWLINRQHYSHSANVETQRANVEKVFALLMIVTACCMAFAHGSNDVANAIGPLAAVVSVVSSGGEIASSAKLAPWVLPLGGFGIVAGLALFGHRVIATIGEGITHLTPSRGFAAEMAAACTVVIASGTGLPISTTQTLVGAVLGVGLARGVSALNLGIVRNIAISWIVTLPAGALLSIICFFFLKAVFGV; this is encoded by the coding sequence GTGGATATTATTCAAAGTTATGGCATGGTTCTGATTATCATGGCCGCCGTTGTTGGCTTCGTCATGGCCTGGGGCATTGGTGCAAACGATGTTGCCAACGCAATGGGCACCTCTGTTGGTTCTAAAGCCCTGACCATCAAGCAAGCTATCTTCATTGCGATGATATTTGAATTTGCCGGGGCGTATCTGGCAGGGGGAGAAGTCACCTCAACCATTCGCAAAGGCATTATTGACAGCGCCTATTTTATTGATATTCCTGAGTACCTGGTACTGGGGATGATCTCTGCGCTATTTGCCGCCGGGATATGGCTGGCGGTCGCTTCATACCTTGGTTGGCCGGTATCAACCACCCATTCGATTATTGGTGCCATTGTCGGCTTTACCGCCGTTGGTGTCAGCGTTGATGCGGTTGCCTGGGGTAAAGTGGGCGGAATTGTCGGCAGCTGGATTGTTACCCCGGCCATCTCAGGGGTGATTGCCTATCTTATTTTTATGAGCGCCCACAAGCTCATTTTTGCCACCGAAACGCCGTTTGCTAATGCACGCCGGTATGTACCCATATATATGGGCTTTGCCGGCTTTGTTATGGCGCTGGTGACCATTAAGAAAGGCTTAAAGCATGTCGGTTTGGAATTGTCTTCTACATCGGGTTACGTGGTAGCCATTGGTATTGGGGTATTGATTGCACTGATTGGTAAATGGCTCATTAACCGACAACACTACAGCCACTCGGCGAATGTTGAAACGCAACGTGCTAACGTTGAGAAAGTGTTTGCATTACTGATGATAGTCACCGCTTGCTGTATGGCGTTTGCGCACGGTTCAAACGATGTGGCCAATGCCATTGGTCCTTTGGCTGCAGTCGTAAGTGTGGTCTCCTCTGGCGGAGAAATTGCCTCAAGTGCTAAATTAGCCCCCTGGGTACTGCCATTGGGTGGTTTTGGTATTGTGGCTGGCCTGGCACTGTTTGGTCACCGCGTTATTGCCACCATTGGTGAAGGGATCACGCATCTGACACCCAGTCGCGGCTTTGCGGCAGAAATGGCCGCAGCCTGCACCGTGGTAATCGCCTCTGGTACCGGCTTACCTATTTCTACCACACAAACGCTGGTCGGTGCCGTATTAGGGGTGGGCCTGGCGCGTGGTGTGTCAGCGTTAAACCTCGGTATCGTGCGCAACATTGCGATATCCTGGATTGTAACCCTGCCTGCCGGTGCATTGCTGTCGATTATTTGTTTCTTCTTCCTGAAAGCAGTCTTCGGCGTATAG